ATTAAAGAAATTGGAGTATATAGCCAGTATCTTGCTGTTCCATCTATCCCATTCTTACCTATTTCTCTATTTATAAATGGATCTAAGAGATGATTAGTCCCTCTCAAATATAGGAGTACTAACCAGACATTGACAGTCAGTAAGAGGAACAAAATGACTGCTATAAGGACTTGTACGAAGGTTTCCTTTTTCTTAGCTATAGGAGACTTTACAAAAGTGTAAAGATAAAAAGGAAGATACATCATCACTAATATCAAAGCACTGAGTACGTGAACCTGAAAAATCAATGCCATAGATAAGGCAAGTCTAATTGGTTCTACTTTTTGATAAAAGACATAGTGAATTGCCGGAATAAAACAAAAAGGTAGTAATGCTGCTCCCCAACTAGAGAAACCCTGACGCATCGTCCAGTATTGGATAGAGAATGTTGTCGCATAGAGTAAACCTAGTGACAAGGCAATGTTTGTCTTAACTTTACACTGCTTGAGCAAGGCATACATTGAGGACTCAGCTAGTATATGTAGTAATACCCTTGACACAATCTGATAACGAAACCAAGTGCGACTTATTAAAATAAGCCCTCCTTGTAAATAGGCAAAAAAAGGACCGTAAAGAGCATTGACAATGCGGCCTGACTGTTGGAATCCATATAAAGATAAAAAGTAAGAAAAGTTACCATTTTTTAGTTGCATAGCAGCTTCATAGAACCTGTTATAGTGAAAGATGGAATCTGAACCTAAAATGACTTTTCTTGTAAATAGTTGTGGTGTAACCAATAACACAGCAAAAGCTATAATAATAAGAGAAACCCACAACTTTTCTCTTAATTTAAAAATTTGTTTCATTGCTATACCTTTCATTCCTATTATAACAAAAAGCTCTATAAAACATATTACCTACATCCAAATTAAAAAGCTGAGAGTATGCTCCCAACTTCTATTAATATTTAATATTAGTAATTCCAAGCTGACAAACCTTGTGCGTTATAGGCATTCAAGGCTGATTGAATTTGATCCTCAACTGTTGCAGTAGAGCCCCATCCAGGCATTGTTTGAAAAAGACCTGATGCACCTGAACCATTTGCTGCAGTATGATCACCATTTGACTCACGCGCAATAATTGACTCCCAAGTTGACTGAGGAACACCAGTAGCTGCTGCCATCTGTGCCGCTGCATAAGAACCAACTTCTCCTGCAGTGTTACCATTTGAGAGAACAACTGACCCGCTACCAGTTGCAGCAACCGAAGGAGCTGTTCCAGTATTTTGAGTCGACGTAGTATCAGTATTCGTTGAAACAGCGCTTGTAGTAGTATCTAACTGAGACTTTTCAGCTGCTTCTACCGATTCTCCTGTTGTTTCTGACTGAGGCTTACTTTCTTCAACCTTTTCTTTGTTAGCTTTATTCTCTTTGCTTGAGCTAATTTCTGTTGATTTAACTAAATCTGCTGTCGATTCTGACGTTGTTGATGCTGTTGAAGGTGCTGGGGTAACAGAATCTGAAAATGCATTAACCAACCCTTTATTAATTAGTGTAGAAAGTGATACTGCCAAAATGACAATAAAACTTGTTACAATTGCTACTGGTACCGCCAATGATTTCTTCGCTGCTAATTTGATACGGCGTCCCTTATAACTTTTTTTTAACATAAATCCCTCCTAGTTAATTCTAGTTACATTCATCATAACTTAGTAATATTACTGCCGATTATTTGTATTATGTCTAATGTTACAATGATTTATCATTTTAATAAAAAAATGCCAAGAATCTGGCATTTTCCCCTTATTTGTATGAGGTTTTACAAGTTTTCCTCATAAGGCAGTAATAATGATTTAGTACCAACCATTAGCATTCCAGAAAGCAAGAGCTGCTGTCCATGAACCATAACGGCTTGCTACATAATTATCTGCTACCTTTTCTTGATTTTCAGGAGACAAGTCTCCGTTCAAATATGATGATGCTAATTGGTAACGTCCATAATATTGCCCATTTTGAGCTGTATAGCTACCGCTTGACTCACGTTGTGCGATTTCTTCTTTGGCAGCTGCCTCTGAAGAAGAAAGATTTGTATTGGTTGCTTGAGTATCTTCACTTTGTGTAGACTCTGTTGATTGTGTTGATTCAGCAGCTGCTTCTGTTGTAGCTGTTGTAGCTGAAGGTTCTGTAGTCTCTTCAGTTGTTTCATTAATTGTTAAGTTTTGACCAATAGAAATCTTATTGGCGTCTTGAATACCGTTTTTTGAAACGATTTCATCTACGGTCGTACCATTTTTCTTAGCAATAGCTGAAAGTGTATCGCCTTTTTGAACTGTGTAAGTTTCTGCATTAGCTAAAGCTGTTGCCCCAAGTGTTGCTACTGTAACAAGTCCAAAAAGACCTAATTTTTTAGTGTTAGATGTATTCTTTTTTTGCATGATGATGCTCCTTTATCTATTTATAGTCCAATCCATATTAGTCAAAGATTTTAAGTTATTTTATTGTTTATGACTAATAGGTAAATCAACTGGCTTACTCTATATAGGGATTTCTCAATCCAGATTAAGCTGAAGAACTATAACCATGTATCTATGATACCTTGGAAATATAACATCCCCTTGTTAGGGATATTAAAAATATTACAAGTAGGTTGGGATTAGACGAAAAAAGAACGCCTACGTGGGCGTCCATCTATAACTTCTAGGTCTTAAGACCTAGTTTTTATTTATCTCAACGAGTTAACTCTTAAGATAAAAAAGCATTAATCCTAAAGCTAAAATAGCAATAATTGATAAGGTATCTCGACCATTCCATGAAAGTCGACGATATTTTGTTCGTCCTTCACCACCTTGATAGCCTCGTGCCTCCATAGCAATCGCCAGAGCATCTGCTCGTTTAAAGCTTGATGCAAACAAAGGAATTAAAATAGGTATTATTGACCGTACCTTTTGAATAATATTTCCTTCACCAAAGTCAACACCACGCGCCTTTTGAGCATTCATAATACGAGTCGTATCATCCATCAAAGTTGGTACAAAACGTAGACTCAAAGATAGCATTAAACCAATTTCATGTGCTGGCACTCTGAAAACAGTAAGAGGTTTTAAAAGTGATTCAACTGCATCAGATAAACTTAAAGGTGTTGTCGTTAGAGTAAGTAGGGTGGAAAAACTAATAATGAGAATAAATCTAAGGAATATCATCCAACCTTGATTTAAACCGACTTCCGTAATCTTTAAAAAGCCGATAGACCAAAGCACACTCCCTTTTGTATTGAAGAAAACTTGAAATAGGGTAGAAAATAAAATAATCCAAATCATTGGTTTGATTCCACCTAAAAAGAAACCAAGTTTTATTTTAGACAAGAAAACCAAGAAAAGTGTAAATAAAGTTATTACAGCATAAGTTAAAGGATTATTAGCCCAAAAGATAATAACAATATAAATCAGCATGGCTAATAATTTACTTCTAGGATCTAATCGGTGTATAAAAGAGTCCCCAACAATATAACGTCCAATAATTAACTTATCCATGCGACACCACCTCTACGAATTCCTCGATTGTAATAGGGAGACTTTCAAAGTGATAACCTTTTTCTTGTAGCTGTAGCGCAAACTCCGTTATTTTAGGAACACCCAACTGCTTTTCTTTAAGAAAAGTAACCTTTTGAAAAACATCTTTAGGAGCTCCCGACAACACTAGTTGCCCTTTTTCCATAACATTCACAGCTGTTGCATAATCGGCAACATCATCCATCAAGTGAGTTACTAAAACAATCGTCATTCCAGAAAGATGTAACTCCTTAAAGAGAGACATCAATTCCTTCCGGCCCTGTGGATCTAGACCAGCAGTCGGTTCATCCAGTACTAAAATATCTGGTTGCATAGCTAGAATCCCTGCGATGGCAACACGTCGCATTTGTCCCCCTGATAAATCAAAAGGATTCTGTCCATGAAACTCTTCTGGGAGTCCAACTAATTTTAGACTTTCAATAGCACGTTGTTCTGCTTCTTCCTTAGAAACTCCGAAATTTTGAGGTCCAAAGGCAACATCTTCTAAAACAGTTTCTGCAAATAACTGACTTTCTGGAAATTGAAAAACTAAACCTACCTTCTTACGAACTGGTTTTATGTCCTTATTCTTTGATTGACTGGTTATGATCGTATCATCAACTTGAACCTGACCACTAGTGGGTAAATAAAGGCCATTCAAGAGCTGCATAATAGTAGATTTACCACTTCCTGTATGTCCAATAAAGGCCGTATATGAACCATCTTTTATCGTCGTCGTCATATCAAAAAGGGCACGCCCCTCAAAAGGAGTACCCGCTTGATAGATATAACTTACATTTTTGAGAGAAATTCCCATAGTTGTTCTACCAATTCCTTTTCTGTCAGATAGTCTTCACAATCTATCAGACCTTTATTTCTTAGCTTTTGAGTTAATAATGCACTAAAAGGGATATCTAAACCTAAGTCAACTAACTCTGAGCCTCTACTAAATAGTTCACGAGGACTTGAAACAGACTCCACTTTACCTTTTTTCAAAACCAAAACACGGTCACTCAAAGCGACCTCATCGAGATCATGAGTAATTGATAAAACAGTCATTCCGTATTCTTTACGAATAGCTTTAATAGATTGAATCAATTCCTGGCGACCTTCCGGGTCAAGCATGCTAGTTGCCTCATCCAAAATCAAAATAGATGGTCTCATAGCTACAATACCTGCGATAGCCACACGTTGTTTTTGGCCTCCAGATAATCTAGCTGGCTCTCTATCCTTAAATTCTGACATTCCCACAAATTCCAGAGCCTCCTGAACTCTTGAAGCCATTTCTTCATAGGGAACACCTTTATTTTCAAGACCGAAAGCAACATCATCTTCAACAGTTGCCCCAACAAATTGATTGTCTGGATTTTGAAAGACCATGCCAATCTTATCACGGATATCCCAGACATTGTCTTCTGTTAATTCTTGACCATCAACAATAATCTGCCCAGACTCTGCCACTAATAGTCCGTCAATAAGACGTGCTGTCGTGGATTTTCCAGAACCATTATGCCCTACAATGGATAACCATTCCCCACGTTTCACGTGAAACGATACATCATCAAGAATATAGGATGGTTGATCTTGATGATATTTAAACTTTAAATTTTTTATTTCAATCATTGATTTATCGTACTATTTGAAAGTATCCTTAAATAAGAAACCTGCACCTTTGAAATAATCATAGCCTGAGTAAATTGTAAAGAACAAAGCAATATAAAGCATAATTGTTCCTACAAAATGCAGATGACACAATAATAGAATAATAGATAACATCTGGGTCACTGTCTTAATCTTACCAGGCATAGCTGCAGCGAGAACTGTACCACCGTTCTCCACTAATAAAAGACGAAGACCTGTGACTGCAAGCTCACGACAGATAATAACTGAAACCACCCAGGCTGGCGCTTGATTAATACCGACTAACATAATAAATGCTGACATCACTAGCATCTTATCTGCCAATGGATCTGCAAATTTCCCGAAATTAGTAACAACATGCCATTTTCGTGCCAAATAGCCATCTAAATAATCTGTAATACTGGCAATAGCGAAGACAACCGCCGCAGCAATATGCATGACATTACTTGACGCAAGTGATGTCATCAGTAAAAAGATAGGAATCAAAACAATTCTAGCAAGTGTCAATAAATTAGGTAAATTTTCTTTTTTAAACATTTCTTCTCGATTCTATTGGATTCTTAATGTGAGGTAGCTAGGTGTATTTTTATCTAATTGAGATAAATCAAGTGACTCCCCATTTACCTTTAGAGTTACTTTTGAAGATTGAGCAATAATAATTTGAGTTGGTTTAGTTTTATCAGAAAAATCTAAAGAGTATTTTGAATTTTTCGTTTTTGAAAGGAGGTAACTCTCTGAAGTATCTGAGTTATCTACTGAAAACCATGTGTCATCACTATCTTTTGATAACTCCACATCTAAAACTACTGAAGAATTTACATTGGAGAAATCAACCATTAGTTGATTGCCTTGAGTTGTCGTTGTAACATTTGCCCCCGAAACGGTAACCTCAGAAATGCTTCGTGACGATTTAGCCTTACTAGCCGTTGACAGATGATTAACTGTAGAGATAGTATTTGGTTTTATCACCTGAGGTTGATTAGAAAGATGTCTAATAATAATATAACCTACTGAGCAGATGATAAGTAACGAAACCGCACTAAGCATTAGTAAAGGTAGATAGTTAGACTTTCTTTTTTCTTCACGTTTATGCTTTAAAAAGCGTGACATGGGAGCTTTAGTAGCTAAGGTATCTTCCTTACGTTCAACTGGTTTCTTCTCTTTTTTTAGTTTTTGCTCATTCTGTCTCTGCTCCTCAAACAGACGTTGTCCATCTAAACCAACTGAAGTGGCATACTTTTCAAGCGCCTCTTGCTGAATGTCCTCTGGCAAAGCTTTAAGTTGATCCATTTCCATAGCCAGAAGAAACTGGGCTTCTACTCCAGAAATTTTTTCTACATCATACAAACTTAATTCCTTTTTTATACGCGCTGCACGTAATTGCTCACCTAGAGAGTGTAACTTCATTTTTCCCCTTTCTAATATTCTTCTTTGTTTTCGTGTCTCTATTATAGCAAATAATCACTTATTTAGGGAAGACAACAAAATCGGTAATCTCCATATTTGAGAGATAGTGATTCAAAAAATCCTTCAACTCCTTGGAAGTAATGCTCATCAGTTCCTGACCAAAATCAAAGTATGTTTTATCATTCTCAAAATACGCTAAATATTGGCTACCTAAATTCTGGACATTGTCTAGACTACGTAAAAATTCACCATACAAAGCTTTTTTTTGTAAATCCAATGCTTCTTCCGTCAACAATCGTTTTTTATCTGCCGATGTCATCACCTGACGAATTAAACTTGACATACGGATCGGTTCTGCAGTGTCCATAGTCATAATGACAAATGAATATCGATTAGATACCTCGTATTCAATTGACACAGACTCGTCTATTTTTCCTTCAGCATACCAATTTTGATAATAAGGAGACGTCCAGCCAAACAGTAAATTGAACAATAACTGTACCAGTATGTTTCCTCTCATACGATTATCAGTAAAAGGAACACTCTTAAAACCAATGGCTAGTTTTGAGATGAATATCTCCATTTGAAGACTATCTAATTTTTGGATATCTGACTCAATGAGATGCTTTTCTTTCTCGACTATTCTCTCAGGTGGTGTAAACTTACTTTGTTTTTCATTGACAAAAGTGTAAATGTTTTCAACATCAAAATCGCCCACTAAGACGAGATGACAGTTTGCTGACCTGTAAAAGCAATCAAAATTATCTTTTAAGTCCTTTACAGTAATTTCTTCAATGCTATCAACACTTCCAGCAATGTCTTGACCTAATATAGTATTAGGATACAAACTTTGCAAACAACCTAGATAAGCTCTGTAGTCAGGATCATCCTGATACATATTTATTTCTTGTTCAATAATTCTTTTTTCATGATTGACAGCATCTTCAGAACTTGTAAATCTCGATGTAAACTTTAATAAAAGCTCTAAAGACTCCTCAAAGTGGTCAAGGGTAGAAAAATAATATGTTGTCTTCTCCAATGTTGTAAAAGCATTGACATCAGCTCCAAGCTTGACAAAATCCAATGTCACATCCCTTCCCTGCTCATCCTCAAATAGCTTGTGTTCAAGAAAATGAGCAATACCTGCAGGGTAAGATTGTAACTCACCATCAATATAGAAGTGATTATCTAGCGCCCCAAAATTTGTTGACAAAAAGGCGGCTTTTTCTACAAATCCTTTTTTCTTAATGATTGATAAAGACATACCACTATCTAAAATTGCTGAATAAACTTCTTCATCAATTTTTTGATAATAACGTTTCTTCAAAGCAGCCATTCTAAGACACTCCTTCTAAAAAGAACAAACTCTGTAGCTTAACTTGACGCGCTACACGGCAAACATCTTTTTTAGTAATCTTCTCAATCTCATCTATCCAATTCTCCAATGAAAGACTTTTATCACCAAAAATCACCTCATTAAAACGTTGTTCCACTAATGTTAAGGCATGATCTTCAGAGAGTAGGGCATTCATTCGTATGATTTTTTTGGTTTGATTCAGGAGAGAACTTGAAAAACGTCCTAATTTAATGTAATTCAACTCTCTACTAATTCCTCGCATAGCCTGATTTCTATTAGATTTTTCAATTCCAGCGTAAACTTCCAGTAAACCTGTAAAGATATCAAATTGGCTACTAATTGAATAAGCTAACCCTTCCTTTTCTCTAAGTGTTGTAAATAAAGCTGAATGGGCAAATTCACCAAACATGGCATTGAATACAATTAAAGCAAAGTAATCTTTATCTCCATATTGATACGGAAATTGGTACCCTAGCTGTAAAATAGATTGACTACTCTGTCTCGGTTCTATCTTTTCTTTCACAACGTTGACATAAGGTTGACTATAGCTAAACTGTAAATCAACTTGACGTCCCTCCAAAGGAAAACGATGTAACGCTTGGAGTACTTGATAATCATCAAATTCTCCAACCATAAAGATATCAATACGATCTCTTGTCAACATGCTTTGAAATTCTTGATAAGCTGTAAACGAGGTTTCTGCTTCAACAAGTTCTGGTTGGCCATATTTGGGAACCTTCAATCCCTCGTTTACAAAATAAAGCTCTCTTCCCTTAACTTCACTGTAATAGTAATTATTCTCTGTGTCGACATCCAGGTAGGTCATTAAATTTTGTTTTTCTATTTCAAATACTTTATTTTGGTATTGAGCTACTCTTGACAGCGGCTTGTAAAGACACTCTTTCAAAAATCCTAGCACTTCCCAAAATAATCCTTCATTCGTAGGGATAAAAGCATCTTTCAGATATGTCAACTCGATGTCAACGCTATGTGTCAATCCTTTAGTTGACACTCTAGTTGACAACTGTGTTCCATAAAGAGAAGCTAGTCTCTCTTTAAAAGACTGTACTGTTGGATACGTCTGATTGGCTGTAGCCAACATTTGTGAAACTAGGGCTCGTTTAGCAATTGTTTGTTTATTCAAAGAACCTGTCATTCGAAAAACAATACGATTAGTTTTATATTTTTGTGTTGGAATGAAGTGTACATAGACACCATCAGCAATTTTCATTGATAACCTCTAAAAAGTTTATGCTTCCAATTATACCATTTTTATGCTATCTTATCTCAAGAGAAAGTTGAGGTACTATGGAATATAAATTATTTGATGAATACATCACACTGCAGGCACTTTTAAAAGAATTAAGTATCATTCATAGTGGCGGAGCTATAAAAGGTTTCTTGGCTAATAATACCGTTTTATTCAACGGTGAGGATGAAAAACGTCGTGGAAAAAAACTTCGTTATGGAGATGTTATTACCATTCCGTCTGAGGAACTTGAAATAACGATTGTAGCTCCAACGACAAATGAAATTGAAGAACATCAAAAAGAAGTCGCTGAAAAAGCACGTGTTGCTGCCATTGTTAAAAAAATGAATCAGGATAATAAAAAGAAACAAAAAGCACATCCGTCAAAAGAAAGCAATAAAACTAAACGACAACCCGTTCGTTTCCCAGGAACCTAACTATGTGGCTCGAAAAAATTGATATTCAACACTTTAGAAATTATACTGAAGCCTCTGTGAGCTTCTCACCTCATCTCAATATTTTTCTTGGTCGCAATGCCCAAGGAAAAACAAATATTCTTGAGGCCATCTATTTTCTAGCATTGACACGTAGTCATCGGACCCGTTCAGATAAAGAACTGATTCAATTTCAACAAAATACTCTCAAACTGAACGGCATCGTGCATCGTCATAGTGGGAAGCTACCTCTGGAAATCAGTTTATCTAATAAAGGACGCATAACAAAGGTTAACCACCTCAAACAAGCTAAATTATCCGATTATATCGGTCACATGACTGTGGTGCTATTTGCTCCTGAGGATTTACAACTTGTAAAAGGATCTCCAAGCCTGAGACGTAAATTTATAGATATTGATTTAGGACAGATTAAGCCTGTTTATCTCTCAGACTTATCAAGTTATAATCATGTACTCAAACAACGTAATGCCTATCTCAAATCTACTGACAATGTAGACATTAATTTCCTCTCAGTGTTAGATGAACAGCTTTCCGATTTTGGAGCACGAGTTATCGAACATAGACTAGAATTTATCAAGCAATTAGAGGAGGAGGCAGATAGACATCATAGTAACCTCTCAAATCAGATAGAGCGCCTTAAAATCTCCTACGAATCTAATATCCCACTGGAAAATAACAAAGTTATTCGCGAATCATTTTTAACCACGTTAAAGCAAAATCACAAAAGAGATATCTTCAAAAAGAACACTGGTGTTGGTCCACATAGGGATGATTTGACATTTTACATCAATGACATGAACGCATCTTTCGGTAGTCAGGGGCAGCAACGTAGCCTCATTCTTTCTTTAAAAATGGCTGAGATTGCTCTGATAAAAAAAGTAACAGGTGAATTTCCTATTCTTCTCCTCGATGATGTCATGAGTGAGCTTGACAACCACCGTCAACTTAAACTGTTAGAAAGTATTGACGAAGAGGTTCAAACCTTCATGACGACAACTTCACTTGATCATCTGAGTAACCTACCACCTGATTTAAAGACCTTCTTAGTTAAGAATGGTAATATTTATGAAAAACAAGTCGATTAAATGACTTGTTTTTCTATTTTTGGGTAATTGACAGATGTGACAAGTATCACCTAACAAGTTGTAAATTCTTTCAACCTAAATCCTTTATTAACAACTATACTCACGTAAATACGTTGTAAACTTATTGTAAATATCTCTGTAAACAAAAAGTACTTATCTGAGATAAGTACTTTTATGTTTATTAATGAGCTGAGTAGTTAGGCGCCTCGTTGGTAATTTGAACATCATGAGGGTGACTTTCAATAAGTCCTGCACCTGACATTTCAACAAACTGAGCTTTATCATGTAAAGCCTGGATGTCTTCTGCACCTGTATAACCCATACCTGCACGGATACCGCCAATCAATTGGAATACAATATCAGCAGCAGAACCTTTATAAGCTACACGGCCTTCAATTCCTTCTGGAACAAGTTTATTCGCTTCATTAACTGCACCTTGGAAGTAACGATCGCTTGATCCCTTCTTCATCGCTGCAATTGATCCCATACCACGGTATGATTTATATTTACGACCTTGGAAAATCTCAGTTTCACCTGGTGCTTCATCAGTACCAGCAAACATAGAACCAAGCATTACAGCATTACCACCTGCTGCAAGAGCTTTTACAATATCACCTGAGTATTTGATACCACCATCAGCAATGATTGTTTTTCCGTATTCACGCGCAACACTTGCAGCATCGTAAATAGCAGTGACTTGAGGAACACCTACACCCGCAACCACACGTGTTGTACAAATAGAACCTGGTCCGATACCTACTTTAACGACATCGACACCTGCTTCATAAAGTGCACGCGCACCTTCAGCTGTTGCAATATTTCCTGCAATCAAAGTACGATCTGGGAAGTGGGCACGAATTTCAGCAATTTTACGAAGAACACCTGCTGAATGACCATGTGCAGTATCAATGACAATAGCATCTGCGCCTGCTTCAAAGAGAGCTTCTGCACGTTCAAAGGTATCAGAAGTAACCCCTACAGCACCTGCTACCAAAAGACGACCGAACTCATCCTTAGCTGCATTAGGAAACTCGATAACTTTTTCGATATCCTTAATAGTAATGAGTCCTGACAAACGACCTTCTTCATCAACTAGAGGTAGCTTTTCAATACGATGCTCATGGAGAATACTTTCAGCTGTTTCAAGATCTGTTCCAACTGGAGCAGTGACCAATTTTTCAGAAGTCATGTGTTCTGAAATTGGAGTATCGTAATTAGAGATAAAACGCATATCACGGTTTGTGATAATACCAACCAATTTACGATTTTCAAGTGTCTCAACAATTGGAACCCCTGAAATACGGTAACGTTGCATCAACTCTTCAGCTTCAGCAACTTTATTTTCAGGCGTTAAGAAGAATGGATCAATGATGACACCATTTTCAGAGCGCTTTACTTTTCGAACTTCTTCAGCTTGTTCCGCAATAGACATATTTTTGTGAATGACACCCAAACCACCTGCACGAGCAATTGAGATAGCCATCTTACTATCTGTGACCGTATCCATGGCTGCAGTGATAATTGGGATATTTAATGTCAAATTTTTAGCCAATTTCGTCTTCAAGTTGACGTTGTTTGGTAGAACATGACTTTCCGCAGGAATAAGCAATACGTCATCAAAAGTGTAACCTTTTTTCAAGAATTTAGTGTCCCAATTTGACATTATAATCGTCCTCTTTTCTCAAAGTTTTGAGGTACAGAAACCCCAGTCTATTTTTTAATTGATAATATCATATCATGCTAAAATGATTTGTCAACAGATTTCGCATAAGATTCTAAGAAAACCTTTTTCCAAATAAAAATAGGGCTCCAGATTATCTTGAGTCCCTACTTTTTATTTCTTAAAAATAATTAATTCCCATTGCTTCTTTTACTTCTGCCAATGTTTGTCCAGCAACTTCACGCGCTGCTTGACTACCTTTTTCAAGCATACGGAAAACTTCTCCCATATCCTTGGCATATTCTAAACGGCGTTCACGAATTGGAGCTAACTCACGTTCTAAGATTTCTAGAAGATAACGTTTCGTCTTCACATCTCCTAAACCGCCTCGTTGATAATGTTCTTTCATTTCAGCAATTGTAGTAGCATCCTCTTCGCGACCAAAGATATCAAGATAATGGAAAACCATGTTACCTTCAATTTGGCCTGGATCTTCCACACGAATATGATTTGGATCCGTATACATGCTCATGACTTTTTTACGAACAGTGTCCTCATCATCTGAAAGGAAGATACCATTACCCAAGGATTTAGACATCTTAGCATTACCATCTAGACCTGGAAGGCGTCCTGCAGCTTCATTTTCAGGGTAGATTCCCTCTGGCTCAACCAAAATATCACAATTATAAGTATGATTGAAGCTACGTGCAATTTCACGTGTCTGCTCAATCATTGGCTTTTGGTCATTACCTACAGGAACATAATTTGCTTTAAAGGCCGTGATATCAGCTGCCTGAGAAATTGGATAAACTAGAAATCCTGTTGGAATCGATTCTCCGAAACCTTTTTGAGCAATTTCCGTCTTAACCGTTGGGTTACGCTCTAAACGTGCCAATGAAACTAGGTTCATGTAATACATAGTCAACTCAGCCAACTCAGGAATCTGACTTTGAATGAAAATAGTTGACTTCGCTGGATCCAAACCTACAGAGAGATAATCTAAAGCAACATTCCCAATTGATTCTTTGATGATCTCTGACTCTTTTGCGTGATCCGTAAGAGCTTGCTGATCAGCCAAGAAGACAAACATGTTATATTTATCTTCGTTTTGTAAAAGGACACGATTTTTTAAACTACCAACATAGTGTCCTAGATGAAGTTTCCCTGTTGGACGGTCTCCCGTCAAAATAATAGGTTTCGTCATATAATTA
Above is a window of Streptococcus salivarius DNA encoding:
- the trpS gene encoding tryptophan--tRNA ligase; translated protein: MTKPIILTGDRPTGKLHLGHYVGSLKNRVLLQNEDKYNMFVFLADQQALTDHAKESEIIKESIGNVALDYLSVGLDPAKSTIFIQSQIPELAELTMYYMNLVSLARLERNPTVKTEIAQKGFGESIPTGFLVYPISQAADITAFKANYVPVGNDQKPMIEQTREIARSFNHTYNCDILVEPEGIYPENEAAGRLPGLDGNAKMSKSLGNGIFLSDDEDTVRKKVMSMYTDPNHIRVEDPGQIEGNMVFHYLDIFGREEDATTIAEMKEHYQRGGLGDVKTKRYLLEILERELAPIRERRLEYAKDMGEVFRMLEKGSQAAREVAGQTLAEVKEAMGINYF